In the Candidatus Edwardsbacteria bacterium genome, TCTGCAGCAAAAAATGCGCTGATGCACGAACTGGCCATCACCCAGAGCCTGGTCAAGATCGCCCTGTCCAAGGCCGAAGAGGTCGGCGCCCTGCGAATAAGGAAGATCAACCTGAAGATCGGCCGCCTGACCGGATACGTGCCGGAGGCGGTGGAGATGAACTTTGAGATGATGACCCCCGGCACCAGGGCCGAGGGGGCCGAGCTGGACATCCAGTGGGTTCCCATCAGGTGCCGCTGCCGGGACTGCGGGGCCGAGTACCAATCGGACGAGCTGGATCTTACCTGCCCCAAATGCGGCATTTTAAGCGGCCAGATAATCGACGGCCGGGAGATGTTCATAGACAGCATCGAAATCGATAATTGAATTCACTGCATATGACAGAGATCAAAATACTGAAAAATATCCTGGACGAGAACCGCCACCGGGCGGATGACAATCGCCAAGTGTTCAATAAGCACGGCATCCTGGCGCTTAATTTCATCGCCTCGCCCGGGGCCGGCAAGACCACCCTGCTGGAGAAGACCATCTCCGGCCTGAAAGGCAGACTGGAGTTTGCCGTGATCGAGGGAGATATAACCGGGGATTACGATGCCCGGCGGCTGGCGGCCCTGGGCATTCCGGTGGTGCAGATAAACACCGAAGGAGGCTGTCATCTGGATGCCGGGATGGTGCACAGGGCCTTTCAGGATTTTCAGCTTGATAAGATGGATATTCTGGCGGTGGAGAACGTGGGCAACCTGGTCTGCCCGGCGGAGTTCGATCTGGGCGAAGCTTTTAAGGTGGTGGTGCTCTCAGTTCCGGAGGGCGATGACAAACCGGCCAAATACCCGCTGATCTTCTCCGAGGCCGGGGCGGTGATATTCTCCAAGATCGATCTGCTTAAAGCGGTGAACTTTGATATGGATAAGGCCCGGGCCGATGTGCGGAAGATAAACCGGGAGGCTCCCATCTTCGAACTGTCGGCCACCACCGGGCAGGGTATGGCGGAATGGATGGACTGGCTGGCCAGAAGAGCCGATGAACAGAAGAAATCCAAAACGGGATGAGGCGTTGAACAGATATATCGATATTATCGGCGGCGGGCCGGCCGGGATGATGGCGGCCATCATCGCCGCCGGGAAAGGCGGCCGGGTGCGGCTCTGGGAGAAGAACGGCTCCTTGGGCCGCAAACTTTTAGCCA is a window encoding:
- the hypB gene encoding hydrogenase nickel incorporation protein HypB, whose amino-acid sequence is MTEIKILKNILDENRHRADDNRQVFNKHGILALNFIASPGAGKTTLLEKTISGLKGRLEFAVIEGDITGDYDARRLAALGIPVVQINTEGGCHLDAGMVHRAFQDFQLDKMDILAVENVGNLVCPAEFDLGEAFKVVVLSVPEGDDKPAKYPLIFSEAGAVIFSKIDLLKAVNFDMDKARADVRKINREAPIFELSATTGQGMAEWMDWLARRADEQKKSKTG
- the hypA gene encoding hydrogenase maturation nickel metallochaperone HypA — protein: MHELAITQSLVKIALSKAEEVGALRIRKINLKIGRLTGYVPEAVEMNFEMMTPGTRAEGAELDIQWVPIRCRCRDCGAEYQSDELDLTCPKCGILSGQIIDGREMFIDSIEIDN